A single region of the Thioalkalivibrio nitratireducens DSM 14787 genome encodes:
- a CDS encoding peptide chain release factor 3: MSFPQETARRRTFAIISHPDAGKTTITEKLLLFGGAIQLAGTVKGRKSARHATSDWMEMEKQRGISVTSSVMQFPYRDRIVNLLDTPGHEDFSEDTYRTLTAVDSALMVIDAAKGVEERTIKLMEVCRLRDTPIMTFVNKLDREGRDPIELLDEVEGVLKIQCAPVTWPIGMGKRFRGVYHMARDAVHMYSPTHGGKILRGEVIQGLDNPRLDEVLGSQAQDLREELELVQGASHAFDLDAYLAGTQTPVFFGSAINNFGVQELLDDFVEYAPAPQPRAARSRVVEASETAFSGFVFKIQANMDPNHRDRIAFLRICSGTFTKGAKLRHVRLGRDVKIPDALTFMASDREHVETAYPGDIIGLHNHGTIRIGDTFTEGEALNFSGIPNFAPELFRRAQLRDPLKMKQLAKGLQELCEEGATQLYRPLTNNDLILGAVGVLQFDVVAERLRTEYKVDCRFENVNVQTARWVSSNDPKRFEEFKDKAASNLAIDHGGDLVYIAPTRVNLQMAMERWPEVEFHSTREHGVAA, from the coding sequence ATGTCGTTCCCCCAGGAAACCGCCCGCCGCCGCACGTTCGCGATCATCTCGCATCCCGACGCCGGCAAGACCACGATCACCGAGAAGCTGCTGCTGTTCGGCGGTGCGATCCAGCTCGCCGGGACCGTCAAGGGGCGCAAGAGCGCGCGCCACGCGACCTCCGACTGGATGGAGATGGAGAAACAACGCGGGATCTCGGTGACTTCGTCGGTGATGCAGTTCCCGTACCGCGACCGGATCGTGAACCTGCTCGACACGCCGGGTCACGAGGACTTCTCCGAGGATACCTACCGCACGCTGACCGCGGTGGACTCGGCGCTGATGGTCATCGACGCGGCCAAGGGCGTCGAGGAGCGCACGATCAAGTTGATGGAGGTCTGCCGGCTGCGCGATACGCCGATCATGACCTTCGTGAACAAGCTCGACCGCGAGGGGCGCGACCCGATCGAGTTGCTCGACGAGGTCGAGGGCGTGCTGAAGATCCAGTGCGCGCCGGTGACCTGGCCGATCGGCATGGGCAAGCGCTTTCGCGGCGTTTACCACATGGCTCGGGATGCGGTGCATATGTATTCGCCGACCCACGGCGGCAAGATCCTGCGGGGCGAGGTGATCCAGGGGCTCGACAATCCGCGCCTGGACGAGGTGCTGGGTTCCCAGGCACAGGATCTGCGTGAGGAGTTGGAACTGGTGCAGGGGGCGTCGCACGCATTCGATCTGGACGCGTATCTCGCAGGAACCCAGACGCCGGTGTTTTTCGGTTCGGCGATCAACAACTTCGGCGTGCAGGAGCTGCTGGATGACTTCGTCGAGTACGCTCCTGCGCCGCAGCCGCGCGCAGCGCGCTCGCGGGTGGTCGAAGCGTCCGAGACGGCGTTCAGCGGCTTCGTGTTCAAGATCCAGGCGAACATGGACCCGAACCACCGTGACCGCATCGCGTTCCTGCGCATCTGCTCCGGCACCTTCACGAAGGGGGCGAAACTGCGCCACGTGCGTTTGGGCCGAGACGTGAAGATCCCCGATGCGCTGACGTTCATGGCGTCGGATCGCGAGCACGTGGAGACGGCATACCCCGGCGACATCATCGGACTGCACAATCATGGCACGATCCGCATCGGGGATACCTTCACCGAGGGCGAGGCCCTGAACTTCTCGGGGATTCCGAACTTCGCGCCCGAGCTCTTCCGGCGCGCGCAGCTGCGCGATCCGCTGAAGATGAAGCAGCTTGCGAAGGGGCTGCAGGAACTCTGCGAGGAGGGTGCCACGCAGCTCTACCGCCCGCTGACCAATAACGACCTGATTCTGGGCGCGGTCGGCGTGCTCCAGTTCGACGTGGTCGCCGAGCGCCTGCGCACCGAGTACAAGGTCGACTGCCGGTTCGAGAACGTGAACGTACAGACCGCGCGCTGGGTCAGTTCCAACGACCCGAAGCGGTTCGAGGAGTTCAAGGACAAGGCGGCGAGCAACCTAGCGATCGACCACGGAGGCGACCTCGTGTACATCGCGCCGACGCGCGTAAACCTGCAGATGGCGATGGAGCGATGGCCGGAGGTCGAATTCCATTCCACGCGAGAGCACGGCGTCGCCGCCTGA
- a CDS encoding NF038104 family lipoprotein, with product MHLRSLMLLVLPVLLAALTSGCTAVKVAGTTASAAASVTKGTVKTTGRVIGAVTPGGKSDKDDD from the coding sequence ATGCACCTCCGCTCCCTGATGCTTCTGGTACTGCCCGTGTTGCTTGCCGCGCTGACTAGCGGCTGTACCGCGGTCAAGGTCGCCGGGACCACGGCGAGTGCGGCGGCCAGTGTGACCAAGGGCACGGTCAAGACCACCGGCCGCGTCATCGGCGCGGTCACCCCTGGCGGCAAGAGCGACAAGGACGACGACTGA
- a CDS encoding tetratricopeptide repeat protein, with translation MSNTIPGILALALFLAIGFASPVLAQAPSAEERQQELLRIWYEIREGAASKGEVEAKYDVGVANYLGRGTAQDRAKAVHWFQRAADRNHASAHHYLGYMYAVGVGVEANPQKSLEHYRLAAELGNQDAQYSVGQAYEYGRGVRPDLRAAVRWYRAAAEQGEPQAQTRLGDLYLVGRGVDRDAEEAYLWYGLARNEERMAEARQRLTRSQIAAADERVRALSAAR, from the coding sequence ATGAGCAATACGATTCCCGGGATACTGGCGCTGGCCCTTTTCCTCGCCATCGGCTTCGCTTCGCCGGTGCTTGCGCAGGCACCCAGTGCGGAGGAGCGGCAGCAGGAGCTGCTGCGCATCTGGTACGAAATCCGCGAGGGGGCTGCGTCGAAGGGCGAGGTCGAGGCCAAGTACGATGTCGGCGTGGCCAACTACCTGGGACGAGGGACGGCCCAGGATCGCGCGAAAGCTGTGCACTGGTTCCAGCGTGCCGCCGACCGTAACCATGCAAGCGCGCATCATTATCTCGGCTACATGTACGCGGTGGGCGTGGGTGTCGAAGCCAACCCGCAGAAGAGCCTCGAGCATTACCGCCTCGCAGCGGAGCTCGGGAACCAGGATGCGCAGTATTCCGTGGGCCAGGCCTACGAGTACGGGCGCGGGGTCCGCCCGGATCTACGCGCCGCGGTGCGCTGGTATCGGGCGGCCGCGGAACAGGGTGAGCCGCAGGCGCAGACCCGCCTGGGCGATCTGTACCTGGTCGGGCGCGGTGTGGACAGGGACGCCGAGGAGGCCTACCTCTGGTACGGGCTCGCACGCAACGAGGAACGCATGGCCGAGGCCCGCCAGCGTTTGACCCGCAGCCAGATCGCCGCAGCCGACGAGCGCGTGCGCGCCCTCAGCGCAGCTCGCTGA
- the rimI gene encoding ribosomal protein S18-alanine N-acetyltransferase yields MNARVEPQPVVRPMRPEDVDRVMEIERRAYPFPWTEGIFRDCLRVGYDCRVLELDRDLVGHAVLTLAAGEAHLLNLSVDVRRQRQGLGRFLLRRLIADVRRRGGETVFLEVRPSNVAAVALYRSEGFAHIGTRPRYYPGEQGREAAWVFSLRTVP; encoded by the coding sequence ATGAACGCGCGCGTCGAACCCCAGCCTGTGGTGCGCCCGATGCGGCCCGAAGATGTCGACCGGGTCATGGAGATCGAGCGTCGTGCTTACCCGTTTCCCTGGACTGAGGGCATCTTCCGCGATTGCCTGCGTGTCGGCTACGACTGTCGGGTACTGGAACTCGATCGCGACCTGGTAGGGCATGCGGTGCTGACGCTGGCGGCCGGCGAGGCACACCTGCTGAACCTGTCGGTCGACGTGCGCCGGCAGCGCCAGGGGTTGGGCCGCTTCCTGTTGCGGCGCTTGATCGCCGACGTGCGGCGCCGGGGGGGCGAGACCGTGTTCCTCGAGGTGCGTCCGTCCAACGTGGCGGCCGTAGCACTGTATCGTTCCGAAGGTTTCGCACACATTGGCACGCGTCCCCGCTATTATCCTGGGGAACAGGGCCGCGAGGCTGCCTGGGTGTTCTCGTTGCGGACGGTGCCTTGA
- a CDS encoding uracil-DNA glycosylase gives MPLSRRQREVLQELGIPVWVPRERPVPPPAPGADTDPANERGNAMPRQAVAPPEPPAADTRREPAPRSPVSPVPVSPSAETVPPVAQLDWEALRARVAECAACAELAARRTQTVFGVGDPDADWLFIGEAPGAEEDRCGEPFVGRAGLLLDNMLAALGLRRGENVYIANILKCRPPGNRDPKTEEAAACRGYLDRQIELIRPRVIVAVGRVPAQALLDTDAPLGRLRGRDLQYRGVPLVVTYHPAYLLRSPTEKARAWQDLLRARACLAAG, from the coding sequence ATGCCGCTGAGCCGGCGACAGCGCGAGGTTCTGCAGGAGCTGGGGATCCCCGTCTGGGTGCCGCGCGAGCGCCCGGTCCCGCCGCCGGCACCGGGCGCCGACACCGACCCTGCGAATGAGCGCGGCAACGCGATGCCGCGGCAGGCGGTGGCGCCGCCGGAACCGCCCGCGGCAGACACCAGGAGGGAACCGGCGCCACGCTCGCCGGTCTCCCCGGTGCCAGTGTCTCCTTCGGCCGAAACCGTGCCGCCCGTGGCACAGCTGGACTGGGAGGCTCTGCGCGCGCGGGTCGCGGAATGCGCGGCCTGCGCGGAACTGGCGGCGCGGCGCACGCAGACCGTGTTCGGCGTGGGCGACCCGGACGCCGACTGGCTGTTCATCGGCGAGGCACCCGGGGCCGAGGAGGACCGCTGCGGGGAGCCCTTCGTGGGACGCGCGGGGCTGCTGCTCGACAACATGCTGGCCGCGCTGGGGCTGCGCCGGGGCGAGAACGTCTATATTGCCAACATCCTGAAGTGCCGCCCGCCGGGAAACCGCGATCCGAAGACTGAGGAGGCTGCCGCCTGCCGGGGATACCTGGACCGGCAGATCGAACTGATCCGCCCGCGGGTGATCGTCGCCGTCGGCCGGGTGCCGGCGCAGGCATTGCTGGATACCGATGCGCCACTGGGCCGGCTGCGCGGTCGCGATCTGCAGTATCGGGGTGTACCGCTGGTGGTGACCTATCATCCTGCCTACCTGCTGCGTTCGCCGACCGAGAAGGCCAGGGCCTGGCAGGATCTGCTGCGTGCCCGGGCATGTCTGGCTGCAGGCTGA
- a CDS encoding 2-isopropylmalate synthase → MTQDRLIIFDTTLRDGEQSPGASMTREEKLRIAHLLEKLRVDVIEAGFPAASPGDFEAVRAVARAVKDSRVCGLTRARAPDIDRAAEALKDAAAPRIHTFIATSSIHMQHKLRMTPEQVIEHAIAAVRHARNYTDDVEFSAEDAGRSEIDFLCRVIEAAIDAGARTINIPDTVGYAIPQQFGATIATLLERVPNSDKAVFSVHCHNDLGLAVANSLAAVLNGARQVECTINALGERAGNASLEEIVMAVRTRQDIFPVETRIDATQIVPCSRLVSNVTGFPVQPNKAIVGANAFAHESGIHQDGVLKHRDTYEIMRAEDVGWSANRIVLGKHSGRNALRTRLLELGVEFDSAQLDDIFLRFKDLADKKHEVFDEDLQALVSEAAPEESDRYRLRSLHVCSETGVTPRAEIQLEIDDQLRSGAAEGSGPVDASFQAVESIVNSGTELLLYSVNNITSGTDAQGEVTVRLSRAGRIVNGLGADTDIVIASVKAYLHALNRLTVPAERAHPQHDGV, encoded by the coding sequence ATGACCCAAGACCGACTGATCATCTTCGATACCACCCTGCGTGACGGCGAACAAAGCCCCGGCGCGTCGATGACGCGCGAGGAGAAGCTGCGCATCGCACACTTGCTCGAGAAGCTCCGGGTGGACGTGATCGAGGCCGGTTTCCCGGCCGCAAGCCCCGGCGACTTCGAGGCGGTGCGTGCGGTCGCGCGCGCGGTGAAGGACAGCCGCGTTTGCGGGCTGACGCGTGCCCGCGCCCCGGACATCGATCGCGCCGCCGAGGCGTTGAAGGACGCGGCCGCTCCGCGCATCCACACCTTCATCGCGACCAGCTCGATCCATATGCAGCACAAGCTGCGCATGACCCCGGAACAGGTCATCGAGCACGCGATCGCCGCGGTGCGCCACGCGCGCAACTACACCGACGACGTCGAATTCTCGGCCGAGGACGCCGGCCGTTCCGAGATCGATTTTCTGTGCCGGGTGATCGAGGCGGCGATCGACGCGGGCGCGCGCACGATCAACATCCCGGACACGGTGGGCTATGCGATTCCGCAACAGTTCGGGGCGACCATTGCGACCCTGCTGGAACGTGTTCCGAATTCGGACAAGGCGGTGTTCTCGGTGCACTGCCACAACGACCTCGGGCTGGCGGTCGCCAACTCCTTGGCTGCGGTGCTGAACGGCGCGCGCCAGGTCGAGTGCACGATCAACGCCCTGGGTGAACGCGCGGGCAATGCGTCGCTGGAGGAGATCGTGATGGCGGTGCGCACGCGGCAGGACATTTTCCCGGTCGAGACCCGCATCGACGCCACGCAGATCGTGCCCTGCTCGCGGCTGGTGTCCAACGTGACCGGCTTTCCAGTGCAGCCGAACAAGGCGATCGTCGGTGCGAACGCTTTCGCGCACGAATCCGGCATCCACCAGGACGGTGTGCTGAAGCACCGCGATACCTACGAGATCATGCGTGCCGAGGACGTGGGCTGGAGCGCGAACCGGATCGTGTTGGGCAAGCACTCCGGTCGCAACGCGCTGCGCACCCGGCTGCTCGAACTCGGGGTCGAATTCGACAGCGCCCAGCTGGACGATATTTTTTTACGATTCAAGGATTTGGCGGACAAGAAGCACGAGGTCTTCGACGAGGACTTGCAGGCACTGGTATCGGAGGCGGCCCCCGAGGAATCCGACCGCTACCGCCTGCGCTCGCTGCACGTCTGTTCCGAAACGGGCGTCACCCCGCGCGCCGAGATTCAACTCGAGATCGACGATCAGCTGCGGTCCGGGGCTGCGGAAGGCAGCGGCCCGGTCGACGCGTCGTTCCAGGCGGTGGAGTCGATCGTGAACAGCGGCACCGAGTTGCTGCTCTACTCGGTGAACAACATTACCTCGGGCACCGACGCGCAGGGCGAAGTCACCGTGCGCCTGTCCCGGGCCGGGCGCATCGTGAACGGGCTGGGGGCGGATACAGACATTGTGATCGCGTCGGTGAAGGCCTACCTGCACGCGTTGAACCGGCTGACCGTGCCGGCCGAGCGGGCGCATCCCCAGCACGACGGCGTCTAG
- the pssA gene encoding CDP-diacylglycerol--serine O-phosphatidyltransferase has translation MSAELPGGPESDARRRRGVFLLPNLFTTGVLFSGFFAIVSAINGDFMTAAIAVYVAMVLDGLDGRVARLTNTQSEFGAQYDSLSDLVAFGLAPALVVYLWQLHELGNLGWVAAFFYATAAALRLARFNSRLAVADKRFFQGLPSPASAAFVVGTVWVIEDMGAFAENPAVLMALALLVAVLAGVLMVSNLAYFSFKDMDFRHRVPFFVMLAVVGVLMLAALDPPKVLLAGFTLYALSGPLLTLERWRRHRSRKSS, from the coding sequence ATGAGCGCCGAGTTGCCTGGCGGACCGGAATCCGACGCGCGGCGTCGGCGCGGGGTCTTCCTGCTGCCCAACCTGTTCACCACCGGGGTGCTTTTCTCCGGGTTTTTCGCGATCGTCTCGGCGATCAACGGCGACTTCATGACCGCGGCGATCGCCGTCTACGTCGCGATGGTGCTGGACGGGCTCGACGGACGGGTGGCACGGCTGACCAACACCCAGAGCGAATTCGGTGCCCAGTACGACTCGCTGTCGGACCTGGTCGCGTTCGGTCTCGCTCCGGCGCTGGTCGTCTACCTCTGGCAGTTGCACGAACTCGGGAATCTGGGCTGGGTCGCGGCGTTCTTCTACGCCACGGCCGCCGCGCTCAGGCTTGCACGGTTCAACAGCCGTCTCGCGGTCGCCGACAAGCGTTTCTTCCAGGGGCTGCCGAGCCCGGCGAGTGCGGCCTTCGTGGTCGGTACGGTCTGGGTGATCGAGGACATGGGGGCGTTCGCCGAAAATCCGGCGGTGCTGATGGCGCTGGCGCTGCTGGTGGCGGTGCTGGCCGGTGTACTGATGGTCAGCAACCTGGCCTATTTCAGTTTCAAGGACATGGACTTCCGCCACCGGGTGCCGTTCTTCGTGATGCTCGCCGTGGTCGGCGTGCTGATGCTGGCTGCGCTGGACCCGCCGAAGGTATTGCTCGCGGGCTTTACGCTGTACGCATTGTCGGGGCCGCTGCTCACCTTGGAGCGCTGGCGGCGCCACCGCAGCCGCAAGTCGTCCTGA
- a CDS encoding phosphatidylserine decarboxylase, with the protein MFPIAPEGRLFVVGTAWLAVITLLFGYTEPGAFLVTLAVALLLVFRDFVRRDPPVQALGLVAPVDGVVQSLDQGTDPFTGKPAQRIVIRQRALGEYHLHAPQEAKLLRRAWPGRDTGDPVDPQLNGQLGFAFETDEGQGFSLAFDLRRWPRFVRVGAVTGSRIGRGKRLGFAGFGSTVTLWVPAKSALTARPGQRVFAGMDRIGDLPGHAARPTGEPGG; encoded by the coding sequence ATGTTTCCGATAGCGCCCGAAGGAAGGCTGTTCGTCGTCGGCACCGCATGGCTTGCGGTGATCACGCTGCTGTTCGGCTACACCGAGCCCGGGGCGTTTCTCGTGACGCTGGCGGTGGCCTTGCTGCTGGTGTTCCGCGATTTCGTGCGCCGGGATCCGCCGGTACAGGCACTCGGACTGGTGGCCCCGGTGGACGGTGTCGTGCAGTCGCTCGATCAGGGCACCGATCCGTTCACCGGCAAGCCGGCGCAGCGGATCGTGATCCGCCAGCGGGCGTTGGGCGAGTACCATCTGCATGCCCCGCAGGAGGCGAAGCTGCTGCGCCGCGCGTGGCCCGGCAGGGACACCGGCGATCCGGTCGATCCCCAGCTGAACGGTCAACTCGGGTTTGCCTTCGAGACCGACGAGGGGCAAGGCTTTTCGCTGGCGTTCGACCTGCGCCGCTGGCCGCGCTTCGTTCGTGTCGGCGCGGTGACCGGCAGCCGCATCGGGCGCGGCAAGCGGCTTGGGTTCGCGGGATTCGGCAGCACCGTGACCCTGTGGGTTCCGGCCAAGTCGGCGCTGACGGCGAGGCCCGGGCAACGCGTGTTCGCCGGAATGGATCGAATCGGTGATCTGCCCGGACACGCGGCGCGACCAACCGGGGAACCCGGCGGATGA
- the ilvC gene encoding ketol-acid reductoisomerase, translating to MNLYYDKDADLSIIQGKKVAIIGYGSQGHAHANNLKDSGVDVTVGLRPGSGSRAKAEQSGLKVADVPEAVAAADLVMILTPDEFQARLYKTEIELNLKQGATMAFAHGFAIHYNQIVPRADLDVIMIAPKAPGHTVRSEFVKGGGIPDLIAVFQDASGRARDTALSYASAIGGGRTGIIETTFKDETETDLFGEQAVLCGGAVELVKAGFETLVEAGYAPEMAYFECLHELKLIVDLMYEGGIANMNYSISNNAEYGEYVTGPKVINEESRYAMREALHRIQTGEYAKAFIQEGAANYPSMTAYRRLNAAHPIEQVGERLRAMMPWITANKLVDKSRN from the coding sequence ATGAATCTCTACTACGACAAAGACGCCGACCTCTCGATCATCCAGGGCAAGAAGGTCGCGATCATCGGCTACGGCTCGCAGGGCCACGCCCACGCGAACAACCTGAAGGATTCCGGTGTCGACGTCACCGTCGGCCTGCGCCCCGGATCCGGCTCCCGCGCCAAGGCCGAGCAGTCGGGCCTGAAAGTCGCCGACGTCCCCGAGGCAGTGGCCGCGGCCGACCTGGTGATGATCCTGACCCCCGACGAGTTCCAGGCCCGGCTGTACAAGACCGAGATCGAGCTCAACCTGAAGCAGGGCGCGACCATGGCGTTCGCGCACGGGTTCGCGATCCACTACAACCAGATCGTGCCGCGCGCCGATCTCGACGTGATCATGATCGCGCCGAAGGCCCCCGGCCATACCGTGCGCAGCGAGTTCGTGAAGGGCGGCGGCATCCCGGACCTGATCGCGGTGTTCCAGGATGCCTCCGGGCGCGCCCGCGACACCGCGCTGTCGTATGCCTCGGCCATCGGCGGCGGCCGCACCGGCATCATCGAGACCACCTTCAAGGACGAGACCGAGACCGACCTGTTCGGCGAGCAGGCGGTGCTCTGCGGCGGCGCGGTGGAGCTGGTGAAGGCGGGTTTCGAGACGCTGGTCGAGGCCGGGTACGCGCCGGAGATGGCCTATTTCGAGTGCCTGCACGAGCTGAAACTGATCGTCGACCTGATGTACGAAGGCGGCATCGCGAACATGAACTACTCGATCTCGAACAACGCCGAGTACGGCGAGTACGTGACCGGGCCGAAGGTCATCAACGAGGAGTCGCGCTACGCGATGCGCGAGGCATTGCACCGGATCCAGACCGGCGAGTACGCGAAGGCATTCATCCAGGAAGGCGCGGCCAACTATCCGTCGATGACCGCGTACCGGCGGCTGAATGCGGCGCACCCAATCGAACAGGTCGGCGAGCGGCTGCGCGCGATGATGCCCTGGATCACCGCGAACAAGCTCGTCGACAAGAGCCGCAACTGA
- the ilvN gene encoding acetolactate synthase small subunit — MRHIISLLLENESGALSRVSGLFSARGYNIESLTVAPTDDPSLSRMTIVTSGSEEIIEQITKQLNKLIDVVRLIDLTPYRHIEREMMMVKVKVAESGDREEAKRLTDIFRGSIIDVSQETYVIELTGHGSKLDSFLEALQGFPVMEVVRSGVMGIARGEVALHL, encoded by the coding sequence ATGCGACACATCATCAGTCTGTTACTCGAGAACGAATCGGGCGCGCTGTCGCGCGTGTCCGGCCTGTTCTCGGCCCGCGGCTACAACATCGAGTCGCTGACCGTCGCCCCCACCGACGATCCCAGCCTGTCGCGGATGACGATCGTGACCAGCGGTTCCGAGGAAATCATCGAGCAGATCACCAAGCAGCTGAACAAGCTGATCGACGTGGTGCGCCTGATCGACCTGACGCCCTACCGGCACATCGAGCGCGAAATGATGATGGTGAAGGTCAAGGTGGCCGAGTCCGGTGACCGCGAAGAGGCGAAGCGCCTGACCGACATCTTCCGCGGCAGCATCATCGACGTCTCGCAGGAAACCTATGTGATCGAACTCACTGGCCACGGGAGCAAGCTGGATTCGTTCCTGGAGGCGCTTCAGGGTTTTCCGGTGATGGAGGTCGTGCGCTCGGGCGTGATGGGCATCGCCCGCGGCGAGGTGGCGTTGCACCTCTAA
- the ilvB gene encoding biosynthetic-type acetolactate synthase large subunit: MSETSAKPTAITGAEIFVRCLQEEGVEVVFGYPGGAVLHIYDALYRQDKVSHILVRHEQGAVHAAEGYAKSSNQCGVALVTSGPGATNAVTGIADAYMDSVPLVVFTGQVPTNLIGNDAFQEVDTVGITRPCVKHNFLVKDVNDLATTIKKAFYVATTGRPGPVVVDIPKDVTAQTAVFEYPKQIRMRSYNPTTRGHGGQIRKALDLILSAQKPMLYTGGGIILGQASDALTEFTRRLGYPITNTLMGLGGFPASDPLFLGMLGMHGTYEANMAMHYADVVIAIGARFDDRVTGNIEKFCPYAKIVHIDVDPASISKNVKVDVPIVGQVEPVLREMLRELESMNREPDAEDLAAWWRQIEEWRAKDCLKFDRASPIIKPQLVVQKLWELTGGDAIVTSDVGQHQMWAAQFYRFDKPNRWINSGGLGTMGVGLPFAMGAQFANPDATVACITGEASIQMCIQELSTCLQYQLPIKIVNLNNRYLGMVRQWQEFFYQGRYAMSYMDALPDFVKLAESYGHVGMRIEQPGDVEGALREALAMKDRLVFLDFITDQSENVYPMIPAGAGQNEMILV; encoded by the coding sequence ATGTCCGAGACCTCTGCGAAGCCCACCGCCATCACCGGCGCCGAAATCTTTGTCCGCTGCCTTCAGGAGGAGGGTGTCGAGGTCGTATTCGGTTACCCGGGCGGTGCGGTCCTGCACATCTACGATGCGCTGTACAGGCAGGACAAGGTTTCGCACATCCTGGTACGCCACGAGCAGGGCGCGGTGCACGCCGCGGAGGGCTACGCGAAGTCCTCGAATCAGTGCGGCGTCGCGCTGGTGACCTCGGGCCCGGGTGCGACCAACGCGGTGACCGGCATCGCCGACGCCTACATGGACTCGGTGCCGCTGGTCGTGTTCACCGGGCAGGTGCCGACCAACCTGATCGGCAACGACGCGTTCCAGGAAGTCGACACGGTCGGCATCACCCGCCCCTGCGTGAAGCACAATTTCCTGGTCAAGGACGTGAACGACCTCGCGACGACGATCAAGAAGGCGTTCTATGTCGCGACGACCGGCCGACCCGGCCCCGTGGTGGTCGACATCCCGAAGGACGTGACCGCGCAAACCGCGGTGTTCGAGTATCCGAAGCAGATTCGGATGCGTTCCTATAACCCGACCACGCGTGGGCACGGCGGCCAGATCCGCAAGGCGCTCGACCTGATCCTGTCGGCGCAGAAGCCGATGCTCTACACCGGCGGCGGCATCATCCTGGGACAGGCGTCCGACGCACTGACCGAGTTCACCCGCCGGCTGGGCTACCCGATCACCAACACGCTGATGGGCCTGGGCGGTTTTCCGGCGTCGGATCCGCTGTTCCTCGGGATGCTGGGGATGCACGGCACCTACGAGGCGAACATGGCGATGCACTACGCCGATGTCGTGATCGCGATCGGTGCACGTTTCGACGACCGGGTGACCGGCAACATCGAGAAGTTCTGTCCCTACGCGAAGATCGTCCACATCGACGTCGATCCGGCGTCGATCTCGAAGAACGTGAAGGTCGACGTGCCGATCGTCGGCCAGGTCGAGCCGGTGCTGCGCGAGATGCTCCGGGAACTGGAGTCGATGAACCGCGAGCCCGACGCGGAGGATCTGGCGGCCTGGTGGCGCCAGATCGAGGAATGGCGGGCGAAGGACTGCCTGAAGTTCGACCGAGCCTCGCCGATCATCAAGCCGCAGTTGGTCGTGCAGAAGCTCTGGGAACTGACCGGCGGCGACGCGATCGTGACCTCGGACGTCGGCCAGCACCAGATGTGGGCAGCGCAGTTCTACCGCTTCGACAAGCCGAATCGCTGGATCAACTCCGGCGGGCTCGGGACCATGGGTGTCGGTCTGCCGTTCGCGATGGGCGCGCAGTTTGCGAACCCCGACGCGACGGTTGCCTGCATCACCGGCGAGGCCAGCATCCAGATGTGCATCCAGGAACTGTCGACCTGCCTGCAGTACCAGCTGCCGATCAAGATCGTGAACCTGAACAACCGCTACCTGGGCATGGTGCGGCAATGGCAGGAGTTCTTCTACCAGGGCCGCTATGCGATGTCGTACATGGACGCGCTGCCCGATTTCGTGAAGCTCGCCGAGAGCTACGGGCATGTCGGCATGCGCATCGAACAGCCGGGCGACGTCGAGGGGGCATTGCGCGAGGCGCTGGCGATGAAGGACCGGCTGGTGTTTCTGGACTTCATCACCGACCAATCCGAGAACGTCTACCCAATGATTCCGGCGGGCGCCGGCCAGAACGAAATGATCCTGGTGTAG